The genomic region AGTATTTCCATCGATCCAGTTTCTGAAAGTTTCAGTATCATCATTCCATTCATGAGATTTTCCTCGAATTCCTTCTAGCTGAAAGATCTTGTTATCATGCTTAAGGGAAATATACTTAAAGAAGTCGCGCCATATGAGTTCAAAAACAAGCCAGTATGTACTCTGATTACTTTTAACTTCTTTTTCATATTGCTTGACCTTGAAATAGATCTGTCTGGGTGAAATGCTTCCATTGGCCAGCCATGCTGAGAGTTTAGAGCTGTAATCTGTGCCAGTCAAACCATTCCTGGTTTCTTTGTACGTTTCAAGGTTCCTTTGTTCAAAAAAGTACTGTTCAACTCTTTTTAAAGCTTCATCTTCTCCACCGCGAAATGGGAAGGCAGATCGCTCGTCGGTTTCAAATTCGGTAAAATCGAGGTCCTTTAAACTCGGTATTTTAGTGTCATTTTCAAACTCAAATGCTTCAAGTTTCGAATTGGTAAGTAATTCTCTGACTTCTGTTTTCTTCTCACACTTTTTTCTGAATTCAGTAAAGACCTTTGGAATATCATTTAAGGAATCATAAGGGATATCATCAGGATGAAATAAAAATTGCTGATAATGATCTTTAAATTCAATATCCGGGATAGATTCCTTCAGATTTCTTTCAACTTCCTTCTCTTCATCTGTCCACTCTTTCTGAAAGTAAATGGTATCTATCTGATGCTTTTTTACGAGTTCCGCGATTTTAACTTCCGGTTTATTCTGAAAAACAAAAAGTGGAATATGCATCTTCTGAATATTATTCCGCAGTTGATGAATAGTTTCTATCAGAAATTTTGCTCTGAATTTTCCTGTTTTTCGAAAGCCTATGTCCAGTTCTTTATAATGCATGGGATCGAAAAAGTACACAGCGATTACTCTATCGTGATTGTCTGTTGCTTTTGATAATCCCTCATGATCCTGCGTTCTAAGATCATTTCTAAACCAAATTAACCCTGTACTCATTATTTGTTTTTTCTGCATTTATCACTGCAATAACGTACCTGTTCCCAATCTTTCTCCCACTTCTTACGCCACGAGAAAGGACGTTCGCAAACCGGGCAGATCTTTTGAGGTAAATCAGATTTCTTAACCGTTTTATTCGCCATCCTTACTAAAGAAAGATTTAACCTCCTGGCCCGGGCGGGCATAATGAAATCTGTCAAGCAGGCTTGGCAGGGAATAGCCATCCAGACCATTTACTGCTACTGTACCAGCGTCGTCCAATCTTAACCATCCATCTGGCATTTGAATACCCTCATCATAATAAATATGTTCAATGGATGCAACCATAAGTACAGTGTCATTTTCCTTGATATGATATTCATTGATATATTTACATCCTAGCTTTACTTCAGATTGCTTGACATATGGAGCGTTGAACCCATCGAGATATTCCTCATCCAGACCTGTTTTATTGAATTCTGAAATTTCCTCCTCATACTTTGCAGCAGTTTGATGAGCCTGCTCGATCATTTTATCCTTGATATGATTTACGGTGAAGTACTCAGTATCCCGAATGTTATTATAAGTATTTCGCGCAACACTCAGTGGCCTGGTCACGAACCCAAGCATTGCGGGATTGCTGCCAATATGAGTTACCGAGCTAAATACGGCTACATTGGGATTCCCAGATTTAGATCTGGTAGCTATAAGATTCGCAGATTTATATCCTGTACAACTGTTTACAAGGTTAAGGCGATAGATTTTTTCCATTTCCTCAATGTCTGAGGCTTTGATATGTTTCATAAAAAAAGGTCAGTTTTTTAGACTGACCTCAAGTTATTGATTGCTTTACTATAAAGCTGTTAATGGATTTTTAAATTAACTCTGATTTTCCATCTTATTGATGGCCATCTCATATTCTTCCATTGCCTCTCTTACCGCATCTATATTGTCTGACGCCTTTTGGTGAGCATCTTCCATAACCTTCTCCAGGTTTTTGTCTGGATGCTGGAACAAATCTGTGATCACATGGTTAATTTTATCGATAATACTACTTTGAGTATTCTTGATATCCTCCAGTTTGTTCAATGTAGACCTCATGTGGTCTAGTTTCTCCTGATCCATAATATTAAATTTAGTTTATCTAATATACTACCTCGCCTTAATGAAGCCTTGCCAGTTAACAGCTTTTAGAACAGCTTTATCAAAAAATTAGGATTCCTGTTGCTCTTCGTAAGCAGGGTAATCAATGTATCCTTCCTTCCCAGGCGTATAAAAAGTATCCTCGTTATATTCGGCCAGAGGCCATTTATTTTCAAATCTTTTTACAAGATCTGGATTGGAAATGTACCATTTTGCATAACTCACAAGGTCTGCATTCCCTTCTTCGATAACTTTGTTTCCAGATTCTCGGTCGAAACCAGCATTGATCATCAAAGTTCCTTTGTAGATCTTTCGATAGTGTTTCGCAATATCAGTTATAAGATAAGGCACGTCGCTAACATCTGAGAATGGTTCTGAAAGGTGAACATAAGCCAGGTCATAAGCATTAAGTTTCTCCATGATGTAATCAAAGGTTTCAATGCTTTCTTCTGAAGCTACAATTCCGAAGATTTTATGAAGAGAAGGATTGAATCTGCAACCAATTCTGTTTTCAGGCCATACTTCATTGATAGCATCCAGAACTTCAAAAAAGAATCTTGCTCTGTTTGGAATGCTTCCTCCATATTCATCGGTACGTTGGTTAGCATTTTTATTGAAGAACTGGTGTATAAGGTAACCATTGGAAGAGTGAATTTCAACTCCGTCAAAGCCAGCATCTTTGGCATTCTGAGCTGCAGATTTAAACTCCTGCACAGTTTCCTGAATCTCCTGTAGACTCATTGCTTTTGGGTCAACGGTTTTTTCCTGGCCATCTGGTGTGTATACATCTGCATTCGGATTTACAGCACTGGGAGCAAGTGGCTTGTCTCCGTTATGAAATTTAGGATGTGAAATTCTACCAACATGCCATAGCTGAATAAAGATTTTTCCACCTTCCTTATGAACTGCTTCAGTAACCTTCTTCCATCCTTCCACCTGTTCCGGAGAATGAATTCCAGCAGTATTTATATACCCAACAGCCCGGGATGATACCTGAGAACCTTCAGAAATAATTAAACCGGCACCTGCACGCTGTGTGTAATAAGTCACATGCATATCTGTAGGAGCATTTGCATCATTCTCGGCACGGCTTCTGGTCATTGGCGCCATGATTACACGATTCTTTAAATTCAGGTCTCCCATTTGGTAGGATTGTAGTAAAGCTTGTTTTTCCATAGTCATAATTCAATTTTTACTAAAATTACCAGTTTCAAGGTTTTTGGGGTGTTAATGAACTGGTAAATCAAAATTAGATGGTCAAAAGCGGCTCTAAGTCGTTGTGACTGCCAGTGAATTGAATATTATTAAGTAATTTCGTGAATCTAATTAATATATTACTGGAGAGTATTTTGCTTGCCAGGAATTAGTTTATACTTCATGCAAAATCAAAAAGAAGTAGCTATTGTAGGATCCGGACTCGTGGGATCTTTATTAGCCATTTTTCTTAGAAAACAAGGTCACAAAGTAACTATTTTCGATAGACGTCCCGATGTTCGTCTGGTAGAATTTTCTGGAAGATCTATAAACCTGGCTATGTCCAATCGCGGCTGGAAAGCTTTAAGAGAAGCTGGAATAGAAGATGAGATCAGGAAGCTGGCATTACCGCTGGATAAACGGGCAATGCATGTAGATGACAAACCAGTTTACTTCCAGAAGTACGGAGAAGATGGGGAAGCGATTTATTCGATTTCCAGAGGAATTCTTAATCGTAAAATGATAGATCTTGCTGAAGAAGCTGGGGCAGAATTCAGGTTTGAAGAGAAGATCTGGGATGTGGATTTGCCTAATGCAAAGTTGTATACAGGTGAATCTGAAAAAAGCGTCTGGAAAGAATATCAGTTCGATCTTATTTTTGGAGCAGATGGCGCGTTTTCAAGAACTCGTCACAAGATGCAGAGACAGAGCAGGTTCAATTATTCCCAACATTTTATTGATGTAGGATATAAAGAACTAACTATTCCGGCTAATCCCGATGGTTCCCATAAACTAGATAATGCTTCTTTCCATATCTGGCCTCGAGGTAATTTTATGTTGATCGCAATGCCTAATCTGGATGGAAGTTTTACCTGTACGCTTTTCATGCCTTTTGAAGGAGATATTTCTTTTGAAAGTATACAGACAGAACAACAGGCAGATCAGTTCTTCGAACAGTATTTTCCAGATATAAAGGACGAAATATCGAATTTAAAGCGGGATTTTTTCAAAAATCCTACCAGTGCAATGGTTACTATCAAATGTTATCCATGGTCTTATTTTGATAAGATCACTCTAGTGGGAGATTCGGCTCATGCAATCGTTCCATTTTACGGGCAGGGAATGAATGCGGGATTTGAAGATATTTCAGTTCTAAATCAAAAGATGAATCAGCATGGTGATAACTGGGAAATTATCTTCGAAGAATATCAAAGAGAGCGAAAACCTAATACAGATGCGATCGCAGAATTGAGTTACCGTAATTTTGTCGAAATGAGTAGTAAGACGGCAGATCCATCATTTTTACTGCGGAAGAAAATAGAAAAGAAGTTCGCTCAGAAATATCCTGAATTATGGGTGCCTTTGTACTCACGGGTAACATTTTCAGACAAAGCTTATTCAGATGCGTTGGATATCGGAGATTACCAGAGAGGAATCATGGATGAGGTCATGAAGATTCCTGGAATTGAAGAAACCTGGGATTCTGAAGAGGTCGAACTCAAGATCAAAGATTTACTTAACAAATAAAAAAAAGCTGCCATCTGGCAGCTTTTTTTTAATGTGCATCCTCCTTAAGAATGTTCGGGAACTTCTCCTTAAATCGATTCAGTCTTGGAATCGATACATTTTGAATGTATGGATTCTGAGGATTGTTTTTCTCGTAATTTTGATGGTAATCTTCCGCTACCCAGAATTTTTGAAAAGGGAGGATTTCTGCAGCTAGTGGTTTCTGATAATTTTTTGCAACTTCAGTCTTTACTTCATTTATAATATTTTTTTGTTCTTCTGTTTGAAAGAATATGATCGAACGGTATTGTGATCCATTATCTGGTCCCTGCCCATTCACCTGCGTTGGGTTTTGAGAGCCAAAGAACACCTGAACCAAGGTTCTGAAATCTACAACTTCAGGATCATAAATCACTTCTACTGCTTCTGCATGACCTGTTCTACCAGTATTGCTTTCTTCATAGGTGGGATTCTTGGTATGTCCGCCCGAGTAACCACTTATCACTTCATCCACTCCTTCAATACTTTCATAAATAGCTTCAACACACCAGAAACAACCGCTGGCGAAATAAGCCTTTTTCATCCCGTCCTGCATCTCAACTTCTACCGGAGTAGCATTTGCAATTTCAGGTTTAGTCACAGTTTGCTGTGTGTTTTGATTTCCACAAGCCAGAAGTACGAGGCTTACGAAATTAATAAATAATAGCTTCATGTTATTTAAGTTTATAAGTTCCTTCAAGAGTTTTCTTGCCTAACAAAGCATAGTCTACGGCAGTCTTACCGTCGATTTGAAAACCCTTCCAGTCAAGTTTGTATTGGTTTGCACTTACTTTGCTAAATGTTGCAACCGCTGTGCTAGTATCCAGATCATTCCATGGAATATCATTCTGTTTGCTTTTAACTGAAGCTCCCTTGTAGAAAACATGAATATCGTTACCTACTTTTCTAAAGTCGGCTTCCATATATAATTCTCCGGGCTTCAGGCAAATTTCTGAACTTTTTCCAGCTTCGATTTCCAGGCAATAGCATTCGCAGTTGCTTTCTTCCGCAAACGCGAGGTTGGTATAAGTTCCAGAGTAGTCTGTGTTCTTTTCCTTTGCTGTAGACGTAGTGTCCATGATACTAGCTTCTTCAGCTTGATCTGAACTTTGTTCGTTCAAATCCTTAAAACCATTTTTATGAGTAGTAATGGTGTCTTCTGCCTTATTCTCGTTTTCAGAATTGGTAGAATCCTTACAACCTGTAATAGTCAGCATAGTAAGACAGATGGTACAGGTTTTAAATGCAGTGAGTAGTTTCATAACGGGTTAAAGTTAGACTATAATTCAATGAAAATTGTAAAATGAATGTTAATCCAGGAGCTGGTGTAAATAGGAGAATGGCTTAAAATTTAGGCATAAAAAAACTGCCTGAAAAACTTTTGCTTCAGATCCTAAGATCTTACTGTTATTCTCCAGGCAGTTTAAAGTGTTGCTTAAGAAGTATTAGAACTTCTTGAACATAGACTCCATTTTTTCCTGCTCTTCTTTAGCTAGTTCTTCATCTACCAGAATTCTACCACTGTGCTCATCTGTGATGATCTTTTTACGACCAGCAATTTCCATGATCACCTGTGGTGGAATAGTGAAGAAAGATCCTCCAGATGCTCCTCTTTCTACAGGAACTACTGCTAAGCCATTCTTTACATTTGTACGAATTCTTTTGTAAGCAGTAACAAGCCTGTCTTCAATGTTCTTTTCGTATTCCTTAGATTTGTCTATAAGTGCTTGCTCTTCTTTCTCAGTTTCCTTCAAAATTTCGTCAAGTTCGCTCTTCTTATGCTTAAGGTGAGCTTCTCTTTCAGCTAGTTTCTCTTTTGTTTGAGCAATAACTTCTTTTTTCTGCTCGATCTTCACCTTGTACTCATTAATATGCTTTTCTGAAAGCTCTATTTCAAGTTCCTGGAATTCAACTTCTTTACTTAAAGCATTGAATTCACGGTTATTTCGAACATTCTTTTGTTGCTCAGAATATTTTTTGATCGTCGTCTTAGACTCCTCTATCTGGTTCTTCTTGTTCTTGATATCATTATCAATCACTTCGATATCCGCATCCAGTTTTTCCAGGCGTCTGTTCAAACCTGCTACTTCATCTTCAAGATCTTCAACTTCAAGAGGAAGTTCTCCACGTACATTTCTAATCTCATCAATTCGTGAATCCACCAATTGAAGATCGTACAGTGATCTTAACTTCTCTTCTACAGTAACATCGTTTTTTTTCGCCATATTATAAGTAATGTATTGGATTGGTATTTGTATCTGCTAAAATAAGTGCAAAACTACTAATTTTTTTGCTAAGAAAAGAATATAGTAAATTTTTTGTAAACTGTTCACTTTCATAGTGTCCGATATCTGCGACGACCAGCTTTTGCTCGGCTTTGTAGTAATCGTGATATTTTAGATCTGCCGTGATAAATATATCTGCACCAGCGCTTTTGGCATTCTCAATGGCAAAGGCTCCGCTACCTCCCAGGACAGCAACTTTTTTAATAGGTGCTTCGAGTATTTCAGAGTGACGAATTCCTTTGCTTTTAAATGTATCCTGAACTTGAGTTAAGAAACTTTTCCCGTCTACAGGAGTTTCGAGTTCCCCGATCATGCCCATTCCTAACTGTTGATTCCTGTTTTCAAGACTGTGAATCTCATAGGCAACTTCCTCGTAAGGATGACTTTGAAACAAAGCTTTCAATATCTCGGATTCGAGATGTTTCTTATAGGTAATCCCAATTTGTATCTCATCTTCAAAATGAATTGTACCTTTTTCACCAACTACGGGATTTGAATCTTCGTTTCCTTTGAAGCTTCCGGAGCCCTGAACATAAAAACTGCAATTCTCATAATTTCCAATATTACCTGCACCCGCCTGGAATAAAGCTTCTCTCACCTTAGCAGCGTCGGAAACCGGAACATAGGTTTGCAGTTTTTTGATGCTATCGCTACGAGGGATCAGGATTTGCCTGTTCACCAGTCCGAGCTTTTCAGCAATCATATCGTTGACACCCTTGTGCTGATTGTCTAGAGCAGTGTGAATCGCATAGATCGCAATATCATTCTTAATTGCTTTAAGAACGGTACGCTCCACATAATTTTTACCGGTTAGTTTTTTTAAACCTGAAAATATGATTGGATGAAAACTTATGATTAGGTTGCAGTTTTTAGCAATGGCTTCATCTACGGTAGTTTCCAGGGTGTCTAGAGTTATAAGTGCTCCTTTAACTTCTTCGGAAGCGTTACCTACCAGCAAACCTACATTGTCGAAATCTTCAGCATAATTAAGCGGTGCAAATTCTTCTATAATATTAATTACTTCTTTAATAAGCATATTTTGATAATTTTGCCTGAAGCCTGAAAAATGAATTGTTTGCATATTTCTTAGACTTCAGACTCAAAGATAATTATATTAAGCGTTTATGCCGAATCCCAGAAAATTGCTTTTGCCATTATCCATAGTTTATAAAACTGTGACTGGAGTTCGAAATCAATTATATGATCAGGGAATTTTCGATTCCATGAAATTTGATATTCCTGTGATCGCGGTTGGCAATTTAAATATGGGAGGTACCGGAAAATCTCCCATGATCGAATATTTAATTAATCTGCTTTCGAAGGATGCTAAGCTTGCGACTTTAAGCAGAGGTTATAAACGTGAGAGTTCAGGGTTCCAGATTGTAGAAATCAATGACGCTGCTAGTAAAAGCGGGGACGAGCCTCTACAGTTTAAGAATAAATTCCCAGAGATCACGGTAGCGGTAGATGCAAATAGGGTAGAAGGTATCAATAGATTAAATAAGTCCGGTTCCAATCTTATTTTGCTGGATGATGCTTTTCAACATCGAAAAGTTGAGGCGGGATTTTATATTCTACTTACTTCTTACAATGACCTATTCACGGAAGACTTTGTACTCCCGGCAGGTAATCTTAGAGAGTCACGGCACGGTGCGCGTAGGGCGAATGTTGTGGTGGTAACTAAATGTCCGCAGGATCTTGTTAAGGCTGAACAGGATGAGATCCGATCAAAGATCAAAACTTATTTCAATGGTCCTGTTTTCTTCAGTAGTATCATATATTCTGAAATGATCTTCACAGAGAAAGAGCATATGCTTCTGAAAGATATCGAACAGAAAGATTTCGTGCTTGTTACGGGGATTGCCAATCCCGTTCCAATGATTTCATACCTGGCTGAAATGGATATTGAACTGAAGCATTTTAAGTTTCCAGATCATCATAGTTTTTCCAAGGATGAAATTGAAAAGCTAAACACTTTCAAAAGGATACTAACAACAGAGAAAGATTATATGCGTTTGAAAAATACTAAACTTGCCGGCAAGCTTTACTATCTACCTATTCAAACCAGAATAATTTCTGATGCTGAAAGATTTGATGAACTTATTTTAAGTTACGCACAAAAAAAATGAGGTGCGAAGCACCTCATTTTATCGGCTAATTCAAATTATATGTGTTTGTTATCTTCAATATAATTCTACTAGCATATACTTTACAAAGGCTGTGCCATTCTTTTAAACTGTTGTCTCTCTGGCAGCTAGATACTTATTGATCTTGTGGAAGAACTCTTCGGTCTTATAAGGTTTGGGTATAATATCATTAAAACCGTTCATATAGAATTCGTCCAGATTATCGTCAAGAGTTACTGCAGTTAGCGCAATGATTGGAATATCAGGATTGAATTTTCTAATTTCTATAGTAGCTTCTATTCCTGAAATTCCAGGCATATGAATATCCATAAGAATTAGATCAAAATCATTGTTCTGAACCTTCTCGATCGCAATAGTACCATTGTCTGCCACATCACAGATAACTTTGTTCTTCTCCAGAATCTTGCGTGTGATCATTTGATTGATCTTATTATCCTCAACAATAAGGATGTTTTTATCCT from Christiangramia sp. OXR-203 harbors:
- a CDS encoding DASH family cryptochrome; translation: MSTGLIWFRNDLRTQDHEGLSKATDNHDRVIAVYFFDPMHYKELDIGFRKTGKFRAKFLIETIHQLRNNIQKMHIPLFVFQNKPEVKIAELVKKHQIDTIYFQKEWTDEEKEVERNLKESIPDIEFKDHYQQFLFHPDDIPYDSLNDIPKVFTEFRKKCEKKTEVRELLTNSKLEAFEFENDTKIPSLKDLDFTEFETDERSAFPFRGGEDEALKRVEQYFFEQRNLETYKETRNGLTGTDYSSKLSAWLANGSISPRQIYFKVKQYEKEVKSNQSTYWLVFELIWRDFFKYISLKHDNKIFQLEGIRGKSHEWNDDTETFRNWIDGNTKENFVNANMREIAHTGFMSNRGRQNVNSYLAKELKHDWRKGAAYFESLLIDYDVHSNWGNWMYNSGVGNDPRDRKFNIKSQAERYDPDNDYQNLWLK
- a CDS encoding zinc ribbon domain-containing protein — protein: MAKKNDVTVEEKLRSLYDLQLVDSRIDEIRNVRGELPLEVEDLEDEVAGLNRRLEKLDADIEVIDNDIKNKKNQIEESKTTIKKYSEQQKNVRNNREFNALSKEVEFQELEIELSEKHINEYKVKIEQKKEVIAQTKEKLAEREAHLKHKKSELDEILKETEKEEQALIDKSKEYEKNIEDRLVTAYKRIRTNVKNGLAVVPVERGASGGSFFTIPPQVIMEIAGRKKIITDEHSGRILVDEELAKEEQEKMESMFKKF
- the lpxK gene encoding tetraacyldisaccharide 4'-kinase: MPNPRKLLLPLSIVYKTVTGVRNQLYDQGIFDSMKFDIPVIAVGNLNMGGTGKSPMIEYLINLLSKDAKLATLSRGYKRESSGFQIVEINDAASKSGDEPLQFKNKFPEITVAVDANRVEGINRLNKSGSNLILLDDAFQHRKVEAGFYILLTSYNDLFTEDFVLPAGNLRESRHGARRANVVVVTKCPQDLVKAEQDEIRSKIKTYFNGPVFFSSIIYSEMIFTEKEHMLLKDIEQKDFVLVTGIANPVPMISYLAEMDIELKHFKFPDHHSFSKDEIEKLNTFKRILTTEKDYMRLKNTKLAGKLYYLPIQTRIISDAERFDELILSYAQKK
- a CDS encoding Nif3-like dinuclear metal center hexameric protein; its protein translation is MLIKEVINIIEEFAPLNYAEDFDNVGLLVGNASEEVKGALITLDTLETTVDEAIAKNCNLIISFHPIIFSGLKKLTGKNYVERTVLKAIKNDIAIYAIHTALDNQHKGVNDMIAEKLGLVNRQILIPRSDSIKKLQTYVPVSDAAKVREALFQAGAGNIGNYENCSFYVQGSGSFKGNEDSNPVVGEKGTIHFEDEIQIGITYKKHLESEILKALFQSHPYEEVAYEIHSLENRNQQLGMGMIGELETPVDGKSFLTQVQDTFKSKGIRHSEILEAPIKKVAVLGGSGAFAIENAKSAGADIFITADLKYHDYYKAEQKLVVADIGHYESEQFTKNLLYSFLSKKISSFALILADTNTNPIHYL
- a CDS encoding NAD(P)/FAD-dependent oxidoreductase; translation: MQNQKEVAIVGSGLVGSLLAIFLRKQGHKVTIFDRRPDVRLVEFSGRSINLAMSNRGWKALREAGIEDEIRKLALPLDKRAMHVDDKPVYFQKYGEDGEAIYSISRGILNRKMIDLAEEAGAEFRFEEKIWDVDLPNAKLYTGESEKSVWKEYQFDLIFGADGAFSRTRHKMQRQSRFNYSQHFIDVGYKELTIPANPDGSHKLDNASFHIWPRGNFMLIAMPNLDGSFTCTLFMPFEGDISFESIQTEQQADQFFEQYFPDIKDEISNLKRDFFKNPTSAMVTIKCYPWSYFDKITLVGDSAHAIVPFYGQGMNAGFEDISVLNQKMNQHGDNWEIIFEEYQRERKPNTDAIAELSYRNFVEMSSKTADPSFLLRKKIEKKFAQKYPELWVPLYSRVTFSDKAYSDALDIGDYQRGIMDEVMKIPGIEETWDSEEVELKIKDLLNK
- a CDS encoding flavin reductase family protein, which translates into the protein MKHIKASDIEEMEKIYRLNLVNSCTGYKSANLIATRSKSGNPNVAVFSSVTHIGSNPAMLGFVTRPLSVARNTYNNIRDTEYFTVNHIKDKMIEQAHQTAAKYEEEISEFNKTGLDEEYLDGFNAPYVKQSEVKLGCKYINEYHIKENDTVLMVASIEHIYYDEGIQMPDGWLRLDDAGTVAVNGLDGYSLPSLLDRFHYARPGQEVKSFFSKDGE
- the msrA gene encoding peptide-methionine (S)-S-oxide reductase MsrA, whose translation is MKLLFINFVSLVLLACGNQNTQQTVTKPEIANATPVEVEMQDGMKKAYFASGCFWCVEAIYESIEGVDEVISGYSGGHTKNPTYEESNTGRTGHAEAVEVIYDPEVVDFRTLVQVFFGSQNPTQVNGQGPDNGSQYRSIIFFQTEEQKNIINEVKTEVAKNYQKPLAAEILPFQKFWVAEDYHQNYEKNNPQNPYIQNVSIPRLNRFKEKFPNILKEDAH
- a CDS encoding DUF2256 domain-containing protein, coding for MANKTVKKSDLPQKICPVCERPFSWRKKWEKDWEQVRYCSDKCRKNK
- a CDS encoding alkene reductase; protein product: MEKQALLQSYQMGDLNLKNRVIMAPMTRSRAENDANAPTDMHVTYYTQRAGAGLIISEGSQVSSRAVGYINTAGIHSPEQVEGWKKVTEAVHKEGGKIFIQLWHVGRISHPKFHNGDKPLAPSAVNPNADVYTPDGQEKTVDPKAMSLQEIQETVQEFKSAAQNAKDAGFDGVEIHSSNGYLIHQFFNKNANQRTDEYGGSIPNRARFFFEVLDAINEVWPENRIGCRFNPSLHKIFGIVASEESIETFDYIMEKLNAYDLAYVHLSEPFSDVSDVPYLITDIAKHYRKIYKGTLMINAGFDRESGNKVIEEGNADLVSYAKWYISNPDLVKRFENKWPLAEYNEDTFYTPGKEGYIDYPAYEEQQES